The genomic window TATGATGGAACAATTAATGTGTATCAAAAGGGCAGGAGCGAGTTTGATTTCGACCTATTTTGCCAAAGAAGCAGCTATAATCTTGAATCAAAAATAATAATATGAAACAACTAACATTAATAGTAATAGTTATTCTTGTATTTTCTTGTAAGAAAGAAAGTGAAGAATCCTTTGGAAAACCTGAAGTAACAGCAACTGAAGAAGTAGTTACTAATCAAACTCCAGAAGCTCTGGGACAAGAAATTTTCGAAGGCAAAGGAAATTGTATCTCCTGCCATCAAGTGGATCAAAAACTGATTGGGCCAAGTTTACAGGAAATTGCCAAAATCTATAAAGAGAAAAGTGGCAATATGGTTGGTTTTTTCAAAGGCGAAAGTGAAGCTATTGTCGATCCTTCTCAATTTGCTTTAATGCAAGCCAATATCGAATTAACAAAAACATTTTCAGACGAGGAACTGAAAGCTTTGGAAG from Flavobacterium eburneipallidum includes these protein-coding regions:
- a CDS encoding c-type cytochrome; its protein translation is MKQLTLIVIVILVFSCKKESEESFGKPEVTATEEVVTNQTPEALGQEIFEGKGNCISCHQVDQKLIGPSLQEIAKIYKEKSGNMVGFFKGESEAIVDPSQFALMQANIELTKTFSDEELKALEGYIYSNLK